Within uncultured Methanoregula sp., the genomic segment ATCCGTCCCATTATCGAGGATTTCGCCAAATCCTTCGGTATCGATCCAGCACCCCTGCTGGCATCGGAATACACCCGCATCGCCGCCACGAGTGCCCGGCCGTTTGCGAGCAAATACACCTGGGAGTGAGTAGCAAATGGCAGCAAAGAGTTATCTCGATTTGAAAAGCGAGGTCTGGGACACCGGAAGATGCTCCGGGTGCGGCGCATGTGTCGCGGTATGTCCTGCCGATGCCTTGTTCTTTGACGAAGGGGAGATGGTGACAAGTCCCCGCAGCAACGGGTACTGCAAACAGGCAACCGACGGTGTCAGCTGCGGGGCCTGCTATGCAGTCTGCCCCCGTATCGGTGACCAGCCGGACGAGACGCTCGGGACATATCTCGAGCTTGTCTCTGCCAAAGCATCGTTTGATGTGCCACGCAAACAGAGCGGGGGAGCGGTGACCGCGATCCTGGCAAATGCCCTTGACGAGGGACTTATCGATGCGGTTGTAACCGTGACAGAAGATCACTGGACGCTCCGGCCATCCTCGGTCGTCATCACCAAATCCGATGTCCTTGTCCAGCAGGCCGGCAGCCGGTACAGCTGGTGGGTTCCGCTTCTTGCGGCCCTCAAGTACGCAATCGTTGTGAAGAAATACCGGAAGATAGCAGTTGTCGGGGTTCCCTGTGCAGTCCAGGCGGTTGACCGGATACGCAAAAGCGATAACGACCTCCTCATGCCGTATGCAAAGGCAATCCGTCTGCTCGTGGGGCTGTTCTGTACGGAGACATTCGATTACACGGCGCTCGTCCAGGGAAAACTCAAAACCCATTATAAGCTCGAACCCCATGATATCCGGAAGCTGGATGTCAAGGGAAAACTTGAGATCCTGAAGCAGGACGGCACCACGACAATTGTCCCGCTTGCCGAACTGGAGACCTGTATCCGGAAAGGATGTCATTACTGCACGGACCTCACGGCAGTCCAGTCGGATCTCTCTGCCGGCGCTATCGGGAGCGCCCCGGGTTCGACAACGCTCCTTGTCCGCACCCGCACAGGAAAAGGGTTTGTCGAGAGCGCGGTGCAGAATAAGAAACTCGTTCTTGCGGGCGAAGCCGATACAAAGGCTATCGAGAAGCTTGCATCGGCAAAGATTAAGAAAAATTCCAAAGCGTGAACTTTTTTCCGGGAATTTTTTTTTTTTATCACGAGAAAATTCACAACGCAATTTTAAAAAATGTTGATGCGAAAAAACCGGTAAAATTTTTCAAGAATTTTTTTTTTAAATTCGCATCAAAAAATTTCCAAAAATTCCCGTGCCGAATGTCCGGGCTCCCGTACCGCGTGGCCTAAATCCCTCACTCCCTGATCCATCGATCCGGCCGTCGGAACACACGCTCCATAGCCTGATCGAAGGCGACTTTCGCGATCTGTTAGGGCCCTATTAGCGCAATTTGGGCCTACTGATGTAAAACTCCAAAAATCGGAGGCGAAAACGGGCGTTTCCGTGAGTTTATGTCAGGTTATCCGGGCGAATAGCGCAGGTTCGCGGTTCCCGTAAAAAACCGGTCGAAATAAATAAGGTTAAAATGACCTCTGATCGGAAAAATACGCCTTATTTGAAAAAAGGTCCTTCATGGAGCGGGGGTACTCCCATGAGGATCGATCTCCGTCGGAAACTTCCCTTCCGGGAGGGGGGTGACCTCCTCAACCGGGGGTACCTTCCGGGTCTTTGCCTTCGTGGCCAGTTCCCGTCTCCGGCGCCTAAGGTACCGCACCGGCCCCGGGACCTGGTCGGGCCGCACCACGGTGTCGGCCGGCAGCGGCTCGCCATCGCTGCCCAGTTCGAGAATCCCATTCTCCAGGATCCGGAAGAAGCGGATGAAATAGTCCTGCGAGATCCCCCAGAGCTCGCGGGAGATCTGCGGGCATGACGGGTACATCTTCAGGCCCGTGACCTCCTGTTCCGCATCGCGTTCGAGCGTCTCTTTCGTGCAGCAGATTCGCCGCAGACGCTTGATCCGGACTTCGGCAAGCCGCCCCGGGCGAACGATCGCAAACGTGGCGATGCTGCCCGGTCCGCGTTCGTACATCCGGACGAGCCCCCGCTTCACCGCAACCGCCATCGCGGCTGCGAGCGCTTTTACCGGGAACCGGCCCCGGGGCATGGGGGTAAAACCTCCTTTTGTTCTGTTGTTGTTGTGATGCGGAACATCTCCTGCTCTGATGTTCCGGGATATTTTAATGCCCATATATATTTTGAGAGGATAGGGGAGGTTGCATTGATTATTTTTTTTAATAAAAATTTACCGGGTTCCTGCATCGGGAACTCGAATTATTGGGAAATTTGAGTGTTGTGATGGAGACACAGATCCTTCCCGGAAAATGTGTTCAGTCACGGATCATCCCCAATAGGGGCTTCTCACCTTGGCCACATGTGTCGGGTGCGTTGGATCCAAGATATCGATGATCTCCAGCGCCGGCCCGTCACCAAAACCAGGACCAGGACCGTTATGGTTTCCGAAACTTGCCACATAGGCATAATTGCCAGATACGTAAACATTCACCGGGTTAGTGAGCGACGCACCGGAGCCATCCGTGTTGGTTATCTTGCCCTTATGCATAGGATGTGCCGGATCCGAGATATCGATGATCTCCAGCGCGTCGCTGCCGGAACTAACAATATAGGCATAATTGCCGGATACGTAAACACTCTCCGGGGTATAGAGCACGGCACCGGAGCCATCTGTGTTGGTAATCTTGGCTGCATGGGAGGGGTGTACCGGGTCTGTCACATTGATTATCTCCAGTGCATTACTGCCGGAACTTGCCACATAGGCATAATTGCCGGATACATAGACACTTTTCGGGGTATAGAGCACGGCACCGGAGCCATCTGTGTTGGTAATCTTGGCTGCATGGGAGGGGTGTACCGGGTCTGTCACATTGATTATCTCCAGTGCATTACTGCCGGAACTTGCCACATAGGCATAATTGCCGGATACGTAAACACTCTCCGGGTAATAGAGCACGGCACCGGAGCCATCTGTGTTGTCAATTCTGGAACTAAATGCTGGATGAGCCGGATCCGACACATCAAAGATCTCCAGTTCATCATTACCAACACTTGGCACATATGCATAATTACCCGACACGAAAATACTCCGTGGATCATAAAGATGGGCACCCGATCTATCATCGTATGCAATCTTGCCCTTATGTTTCGGGAACGCCGGTTCTGTCACATCAACAATCTCCAAAGCGTGGCTTCCGGAACTTGTCACATACGCGTAATTACCGGATACAAAGACAGACAAAGGCCAATGGAGAACGGCACCCGATCCATCAGAGTTTGTAATTTTTCCCTTATGTACCGGGCGTGCATGGTCCTTGGCATCAATAATTTCCAGTGCCTCATCGTTGAAATAGTAACTTACGACATACACATAATCCCCGGACACCTGCACACTTGTCGGGTTATACAGCAGAGTAGTGCCCTCTCCATGCTGAATGCTACTCTCGTGCACCGGCTTCGCAGGAGTGGTCACATCAATGATCTCCAGTGCGTTACTTCCGGCACTTGCGACATAGGCCAAATTGCCGGATACGTAGACACTTTTCGGGGTATAGAGCGCGGCACCGGAGCCATCTGTGTTGGTAATCTTTGCAGCATGTTTCGGGTGAGTTGGATCGCTCACATCGATAATCTCAAGAGCATCGCTGCCGTAACTTGCCACATAGGCATAATTACCAGATACGTAAACACTCTCCGGGAGATGGAGCACGGCACCGGAGCCATCCGTATTGGTTATCTTTGCAACATGTTTCGGGTGAGTTGGATAGCTCACATCGATAATCTCAAGAGCGTCGCTATTGAGGAGAAAGGATGTGACCACATACGCGTAATTGCCGGATACAAAGACATTCTCCGGGTAAGCGAGTGCAGCACCGGAGCCATCTGTATTGGTAATCTTGGCTGCATGTTTCGGGTGAGTTGGATCGCTCACATCGATAATCTCAAGAGCGGCACTGTGGGTGCTTGCCACATAGGCATAATTACCAGATACGTAAACACTCTCCGGGAGATCGAGCACGGCACCGGAGCCATCTGTGTTGGTAATCTTGGCTGCATGTGTCGGGTGAGTCGGATCCGATACATTGATGATCTCCAGTGCATTACTGCCGGAACTTGCCACATAGGCATAATTACCGGATACGTAAACACTCTCCGGGAGATCGAGCACGGCACCGGAGCCATCTGTGTTGGTAATCTTGGCTGCATGTGTCGGGTGAGTCGGATCGCTCACATCGATAATCTCAAGAGCATCGCTGCCGTAACTTGCCACATAGGCATAATTACCGGATACAAAGACAGCCGTGGGTTCATAGAGCACGGCACCGGAGCCATCTGTGTTGGTTATCTTGCCCTTATGCACTGGGCGTGCCGGATCAGTGACGTCGACAATCTCCAGTGCGTCACTTTTATAACTAGCGATATAGGCATAATTGCCGGATACGTAGACACTCTTCGGGGTATAGAGCGCAGCACCGTGTCCATCATCTGATGTTGCCTTCATGGTCATACCCGATGCGGATACATTCACTGATTCGCCCCTCATACCAATCCTGTCTGATGCCATTGCTTCAGGATCAAACGTGTCTGTTGCATTGGCAGGGATTGCTACAAGAAGTATGGTCATTGCAAGCAGCATGAGATACAGGAAAAACGGGAAAAATAGCGGGTTTTTCCCGGAAGAGAAGGTCGCTTTTTTTATTATAAAATCTGGTGTCGTCATCATCGCATCACATCTGTCACGATATCATTGGTGGATGGGACAATGCAGGTTAAATAAAATCTGTGACAATTCCAGATATGTTGTTTAATTTTTTGTGGAAGATGGCAAATCTCTGACGGAAAACTAGGAGGACTCGGGAAAAAATTGGTATGGTTGTTTTTCAATAACCTGCCTATTATTTTCAGTTACATCCGGGCCACTTATCTGAAAAAGAGTGATCGTTATTTCAGGTATGCTCCGGCATCCGGGTTCTGCGAAAGTGATAGGGGAAGAGCTCCCGCAAGATACAAGTGTACAATTCCAGACACAATCACCATGAACCGATTATACTATTTTCACCACAAGATCATATTTCAAATTTAATTCTTTTGAGCCCATCGCAAAACAATTCCCGAAATTGCAGAATTTTGCAGAATCTCTGATACCCGTAAAGTCGTAATCTCCTTTTGTCGCAGGCATTGTGAAATATCCTGAACTTCCAGGATGTGTCATGGATGAACCTGTTTTTGCCACATCGGAATTCGGTGTATACGTCCATTTTGCGTATCCTGTTGGGGCTGTTGATGCAACCTTAAGGGTATAGTCCCCTTGTGAATATCCCCAGCTTTCTGACATTCCTTTTGGTGGAAGACTAACTGAAATTGTAGTAGATGTACTTCCTGAAAAGCCTTGGCCGGGTTCATAGTCATACAGGTTCGTATCACTGAGCTTACTTATGGAGTAATCGTGAGATGAAGAAAAAGTATCCTGCTGCCAATGGGAATATTTGTCCCATACAACGATTCCAGGATTGACACCGAATTTTTCTTCGAATATCAGACCATATTGTGTATTATCATCTTTGGTATACCCACTTTTTTTCAGTTCGACTGTTGACACGATCGAGCCATAGGGTTCTTTTGATTCCGTATGTGTGTCGTAGCTGAGATACACCAGATTTTCACTGTCCGAGAGGTTCCCCTTATTATCCGGGGGCAACTGGTTATACCATTCAAGCGCTGCTTCTCGCACGGACTCCACATCTGCTGTCCAATTTACCGGGTCTCCATTTTTATCGGTGTTAGGAATCTGACTGGTAAAACTGTAAACCGTTTTATTCCTGATGGCATATCCAAATGCCAGAATGGCAGAATCTTCTGGAATTGGACGGGCATCTATTACCGTAAGCCTGCTGATTTTGTGTGAAATCTTATACCTAATGAGAACGTCTGTTTGCGCGGATTCAATCTGGCCAACCGAGATTTCGTGCGTATAATTGCCGAGTAGCAGGATTGACGAATTGTCAGATGTCCACGCCTCTGATATATATCCCCGAAAATGGTTTTTTGCAGTATCATGTCCCTGCATTGTCTGCCCGTATACACCCGGCACAATTACCACGCTTATACCAAATAGAATCAGTAACAGGATCATATGCCGTTTTGAATAGGCACTATTTTTCATAACCGTTCTCCATCAAAGTAATTGCCAAATATCGCTGGACACAGATGATTCCCAAGATTCCCAGATAAACCAGTCCGACAAGTACGAGAAGGTATACTGCAAACAGGATCGATATCCATACATCGACGAAGAGATTTCCCGTCACCATTTTTCCCAGTATTTCCGTGATTGCTCCGCTTCCTGCGGCTAGTATCATAACCCCCATCGAGAGAAAAGTAACGTGATAAACAGGTCGCAGATTTCCAAGGGGCTGCCGGAAATACGACTGGATCTGCGATACAAATAATGTAGTTACGCCGCAGAAAAGAATAATGAGTGTCCATGACCCCCAGGGGATCTCGTTAAAGCCACTTGTGCGGAAGAAGTCCGATGCCAAAAGGAGCGTTGGCAATAGTACAAGAATGGCAAGTGCCATGAATACTTGTCGTGATTTACACCGGGATATAACTGGATATAGTACTAATGCGACTCCCCCGGCAGCAATACCTGTAATTGTAATGACAACCAGTATTCCTTCATCCCAGTTTTTTATTTGAGAATATACCAGGGTCATCATCACAGCAATGAGGATGCATGTAATTATTGCCAGGCATCCGGTAATCATGGTTATCTCAGCGACCTTTTTTTCATCCATTCCTGATATCTGAGTCATAATCGAAATCTCACTTTTTTACACACAGTGTTTCTCTTTTTTCATAGATCATACCGTGGAGACCTGATTTATATCTTCAAATTTTAGTCTCACACATATCGTTCCTTGAGTCCTTCAACAACTCTTTTCTTCACATAAATCTGCCTCTCGGTCTCACAACAATTGAAACAGAGCGATATCTGATCCGCCATGATTCATTCCATTAACATCCCCGTCATTGGAAAATGTATTACCGATAACGTATGCGTGATTGTTCCCGGATCTATCACCAAACCGGACCGCATAGTCCTCCAGGCTGCCGCCATAACAATGCGAACTGAGCAGATTGCCATTATAACTCAGTTTCACATAGAACATGTCGGTTGTTCCGGAATCCCCTCCATGATTTATCCCCAGGGCATCGTAGTCATTCGATGCGGTATATCCAATGATATAATACGCATTGCGTGAAGGCCAGACGCGTATCGCTGCCCCAATGTCATCCTTACTCCCTCCAAAGGTTTTCTCCCATTGCAATTTTCCATCATCGGCTATTTTGAGGACCCACATGTCACGGGAACCTTTGGATCCATAATGCCGTGAAACATTCCCGTCATTCGATGAGGTATATCCTGCTGCAAGGTATCCACCTTCGGATGATGGTGCGGTCTGGATAGCCAGAGCAACATCATCGGCACTGCCCCCGAACACACGGTTAAATGCAGAACTTACCGGATGAGTTTGACCGACCCGGGGAATACTGAATATCCAGACATTTTTACTATCCGAGGATCTTTTCTTTCCCGTGAGATCTCCATCAGTTGATTTTGTTGATCCAGCAATGATCCAACTCTTCCCGTCATTGGATTCTTCGATATACCTCCCTTCATCATCACTGCTCCCGCCATAGCATTGTTGCCATAAAATTTCATGATCGCCGGAAGCATTTATCGCAAAAATCCAGATATCCCGTGTATCCGGGTTATGATTCCCGGATACGTCCCCATCATTTGATTCGGTCCACCCGGTAATGACATACGAATCTACGTTACCGGAAGCAGTGACATTTTTAACGGCTGCCAAACCTTTTTCATCGTGGGTACCTCCATAGCATTTTTGCCAGACAAGATTTCCCCCCAGATCAAGTTTGAAAATCCAGACATCGGATGTTCCGAAGTCGCCACCATGATTTCCGGACACATTGCCATCATTCGAAGAAGTTGATCCTATGATAAGATATCCATCATCAAGCTCAAGGGCATATTCCGCTTCATCTTCCTTGGATCCACCATACACTTTTTTCCATTCAAGTATGCCTTTTGGATAATTACTGTCAAGTGAATTTTTTGCGAGCACAATCTCCTGGCCATCCGGAAACTGTTTTGGAGGGATATCCCCATCATGGGACTGAGTTTCACCAATAATCAGAACCCCTTCATCATGGGTCTGGAGACTAACTTTTCCAAAATCATTGTCCGATCCCCCGAAGACTTTCTTCCATGCCATTGTGGTGATAAAATCTTTCCGGGATGTAGTGTTCTTGTATGTACCATCGGAAACGGTGAGGTTTACCCGGTACGTCTGCGAACGGGTATAGGTATGCCTCGGATTTTGTTCCGTTGAGTTCGTACCATCTCCAAAATCCCAAGACCAGGATGTTGGATTGCCCGTGGTTATGTCTGTGAACTGCACGGTCTGTGGAGCAGTACCGGATCTATTGTCAGCAGAAAACACAGGTACGAGATTCAAACGCCAGGGAACGTAGTTGACGTTGCCGGTAATCGAAGCCCGGGGGTCATCATTCGTTCCCCAGTAGTTCTGTACTGCCTGGAAAGTCATGTTCAGGTTGGCGCTTGTTAGGGCATTTGGCTGGTTTTCAGCAAATCTTACCTGATTGACACTCCCTGCGACATCGTACCCGAATATTCCTCCACCGTCACCGGAGATGCTGTTTGTTTTGTTGAAACGTGATTTTCCTCCTATGCCGGCCCGGTTGCCGGTGAGCGTCCCATTCCACATGGACATTTCCCCGAAACTATAAATGCCGCCGCCATTCCCGCCATTGCCCCCGGGGAAAAAGTCGCTGCTTCCCCCATCCCCGGCAAAATTGTACTCTACCATGTCGGTCTGGTGGAGGTAAATATGACTTCCATCGGCGAAAATGCCACCTCCGGAACCTCCCGGGCCACCGAGCTGCTGGTAACCGTCCCCTCCATGACCGGCATAGTTTCCGGTAATAACCGTACTGCCGTTGACTACCAGATATGATTGAATGGCGGCAATTCCGCCTCCTGAACCCCCGGTACCGCACAGACCATAATGGGCATAGGTTGCATTGCCGGCCCGGTTATCCCGTATATTCCCCCCGGTTATGAATAGTTTTCCGGCAGAGAAATAGATCCCACCACCGGATCCTCCGTTTCCGCTACGGAGACCCATGGAAACTATAGCCCCGCCATCACCAGCGGAATTTTCCTTTATGGTACTATTGATAATCCGGACCGGTTCGTGGCTGATAACATAGATCCCCCCACCAGAACCGCCTTCTCCACCGGTTCCTATAAGCGTAAATCCTGCATTTCCGGCGGTATTCTTTCGGATAGTACTGTTGTAGATGAACAATGGTCCTACCGAGAAGATACCCCCACCATTTCCTCCATTGCCGCTCCTTACCAAATCAAAAGATGTCGTGTTGGTATTCGATCCTCCATCGCTTGCATGGTTGTCGGATACAATACAGTTATCGAGAGTCAGGGGAGCCCCATAATTGAGAATGCCGCCCCCATTCCCCCCGTCATCAGCAACAAACTGCATTTCCGTATCCGGTCCATATGGGGATCTTCCGTGCACTATCGAGAGATTTTTCAGGATAACGCGGGCGTTCGGCGAGATGGTGACAACACGGCCCGTGTCGTTCCCGGAAATAATGACGTCCGATGGTGAGGTCCCGATGATGGTGAAAACTTTTCTATTAATCATCAGATGTTCCTTATACAATCCACTCGCAACAAATACC encodes:
- a CDS encoding Coenzyme F420 hydrogenase/dehydrogenase, beta subunit C-terminal domain, which codes for MAAKSYLDLKSEVWDTGRCSGCGACVAVCPADALFFDEGEMVTSPRSNGYCKQATDGVSCGACYAVCPRIGDQPDETLGTYLELVSAKASFDVPRKQSGGAVTAILANALDEGLIDAVVTVTEDHWTLRPSSVVITKSDVLVQQAGSRYSWWVPLLAALKYAIVVKKYRKIAVVGVPCAVQAVDRIRKSDNDLLMPYAKAIRLLVGLFCTETFDYTALVQGKLKTHYKLEPHDIRKLDVKGKLEILKQDGTTTIVPLAELETCIRKGCHYCTDLTAVQSDLSAGAIGSAPGSTTLLVRTRTGKGFVESAVQNKKLVLAGEADTKAIEKLASAKIKKNSKA
- a CDS encoding PKD domain-containing protein: MLLGVNPAGATGTFDNETIVTDRAGSTEVAADTTEPPAEPTDIAQPEAEMIATVPVTGVSTASVVTETPCEIAVDRAGFVNIAADATVLPTEPTPTRQRDQDVLSTYEKRLMSESTASQEITGKTGNVLLPVIYVDGSNGSDSNDGSILSPKKTIGAGLSAVDVEGTVFVASGLYKEHLMINRKVFTIIGTSPSDVIISGNDTGRVVTISPNARVILKNLSIVHGRSPYGPDTEMQFVADDGGNGGGILNYGAPLTLDNCIVSDNHASDGGSNTNTTSFDLVRSGNGGNGGGIFSVGPLFIYNSTIRKNTAGNAGFTLIGTGGEGGSGGGIYVISHEPVRIINSTIKENSAGDGGAIVSMGLRSGNGGSGGGIYFSAGKLFITGGNIRDNRAGNATYAHYGLCGTGGSGGGIAAIQSYLVVNGSTVITGNYAGHGGDGYQQLGGPGGSGGGIFADGSHIYLHQTDMVEYNFAGDGGSSDFFPGGNGGNGGGIYSFGEMSMWNGTLTGNRAGIGGKSRFNKTNSISGDGGGIFGYDVAGSVNQVRFAENQPNALTSANLNMTFQAVQNYWGTNDDPRASITGNVNYVPWRLNLVPVFSADNRSGTAPQTVQFTDITTGNPTSWSWDFGDGTNSTEQNPRHTYTRSQTYRVNLTVSDGTYKNTTSRKDFITTMAWKKVFGGSDNDFGKVSLQTHDEGVLIIGETQSHDGDIPPKQFPDGQEIVLAKNSLDSNYPKGILEWKKVYGGSKEDEAEYALELDDGYLIIGSTSSNDGNVSGNHGGDFGTSDVWIFKLDLGGNLVWQKCYGGTHDEKGLAAVKNVTASGNVDSYVITGWTESNDGDVSGNHNPDTRDIWIFAINASGDHEILWQQCYGGSSDDEGRYIEESNDGKSWIIAGSTKSTDGDLTGKKRSSDSKNVWIFSIPRVGQTHPVSSAFNRVFGGSADDVALAIQTAPSSEGGYLAAGYTSSNDGNVSRHYGSKGSRDMWVLKIADDGKLQWEKTFGGSKDDIGAAIRVWPSRNAYYIIGYTASNDYDALGINHGGDSGTTDMFYVKLSYNGNLLSSHCYGGSLEDYAVRFGDRSGNNHAYVIGNTFSNDGDVNGMNHGGSDIALFQLL